In Corvus cornix cornix isolate S_Up_H32 chromosome 4A, ASM73873v5, whole genome shotgun sequence, one genomic interval encodes:
- the LOC120412015 gene encoding brain-specific homeobox/POU domain protein 3, producing the protein MMSMNSKQAFSMHPILHEPKYPHLHTSSEAIRRACLPAPQIQGNIFAGFDETLLRGAEALAAVDIVSQKTHPFKPDATYHTMSSVSCTPTSSSVHLHHPSVLTTHHPHHHHHQPSQGLDGELLDHLNSALPLGGVPGPDVGSTPSHPHSHMSAINHMAHHSQPMNMSHPHGLASHAVISGPETETDPRELESFAERFKQRRIKLGVTQADVGSALANLKIPGVGCLSQSTICRFESLTLSHNNMVALKPILEAWLEEAERAQREKMTKPEIYTGGDKKRKRTSIAAPEKRSLEAYFAVQPRPSSEKIAAIAEKLDLKKNVVRVWFCNQRQKQKRMKFSATY; encoded by the exons ATGATGTCCATGAACAGCAAGCAGGCGTTCAGCATGCACCCCATCCTGCACGAGCCCAAGTACCCGCACCTGCACACCAGCTCCGAAGCCATCCGCAGAGCCTGCCTGCCCGCCCCCCAG ATCCAGGGGAACATCTTTGCGGGCTTTGACGAGACGCTGCTGCGAGGGGCCGAGGCTCTGGCCGCCGTGGACATCGTGTCGCAGAAAACCCATCCCTTCAAGCCGGACGCCACCTACCACACCATGAGCAGCGTGTCCTGCACTCCTACCTCGTCCTCCGTCCACCTGCACCACCCGTCCGTGCTGACCACGCACcacccccaccaccaccaccaccagcccTCGCAGGGCCTGGACGGGGAGCTGCTGGACCACCTCAACTCCGCCCTCCCGCTCGGAGGGGTGCCGGGCCCCGACGTGGGCTCCACGCCTTCGCACCCTCACTCCCACATGTCGGCCATCAACCACATGGCCCACCACTCGCAGCCCATGAACATGTCCCACCCCCACGGCCTCGCTTCCCACGCCGTCATCTCCGGCCCCGAGACGGAGACGGACCCGCGGGAGCTCGAGTCCTTCGCCGAGCGCTTCAAGCAGCGGAGGATCAAGCTGGGGGTCACCCAGGCGGACGTGGGCTCCGCGCTGGCCAACCTGAAGATCCCGGGGGTGGGCTGCCTTAGCCAAAGCACCATCTGCAGGTTCGAATCCCTCACCTTGTCCCACAACAACATGGTGGCCCTCAAGCCCATCCTGGAAGCGTGGCTGGAGGAGGCGGAGAGGGCGCAGAGGGAGAAAATGACCAAACCCGAGATCTACACGGGGGGGGACAAGAAGCGCAAGCGCACGTCCATCGCCGCCCCCGAGAAGCGCTCGCTCGAGGCCTATTTCGCTGTCCAGCCCCGGCCCTCCTCCGAGAAAATCGCTGCCATCGCCGAGAAGTTAGACTTGAAGAAGAACGTGGTGCGGGTCTGGTTTTGCAATCagagacagaagcagaaaaggatgaaattttCTGCCACCTACTGA